The Chiloscyllium punctatum isolate Juve2018m chromosome 30, sChiPun1.3, whole genome shotgun sequence genome includes a region encoding these proteins:
- the LOC140455269 gene encoding zinc-binding protein A33-like, producing the protein MASRQQGENWTEETVCPICLDFFTDPVILECGHNFCRFCITQSWERHRINSCPQCRQEFPDRNLRVNRALANLAKKARKLNLNRQEKESKLHCEEHQEELNLFCETDKKLICYTCVVSREHKSHNFISIKEAVEIYKGEVKSSLKSITEKKWEVSEMERQQKERISQVREQASSLKTHITSEFAELYQILSEKKQRLLRDLKEEEERILKSMEKNLRKIQENLNSIEEKRSTLEKQLREKDGVMLLKDDNCEKSRINRENDALELVDGALNDGHFCGPSSYTIWREFLEAIKPVSVTLDEETAHPELELSNDLKSVRWTGTARSLSDNIKRFTMRESVLGSIGFISGRHFWEVDVSGNRHWRLGVAAQSVDRKRSVGLKPENGFWTIQRSEDQFHIRPSLGSPLPVGYIPRNVGVYLNYETGAVSFYCMDTKFQLHTFTGNKFTEKLYPFFWTWDENKWLRICCNYNPNL; encoded by the exons ATGGCTTCCAGACAGCAGGGAGAGAATTGGACAGAGGAGACCGTTTGTCCCATTTGTCTGGATTTCTTCACCGATCCGGTTATACTGGAGTGTGGACACAACTTCTGCCGCTTCTGTATCACCCAGAGTTGGGAAAGGCacaggataaactcctgcccgCAATGTAGACAGGAGTTTCCGGACAGAAACCTCAGGGTAAATCGGGCCTTAGCGAATCTGGCCAAGAAAGCTCGGAAATTAAATCTGAATCGACAAGAGAAGGAAAGTAAACTTCACTGTGAGGAACATCAGGAAGAACTGAATCTGTTTTGTGAAACTGACAAGAAATTGATCTGTTACACTTGTGTAGTTTCTCGGGAACACAAATCTCACAACTTCATATCAATTAAAGAAGCTGTTGAGATCTACAAG GGTGAAGTGAAATCATCTTTGAAATCTATCACAGAAAAGAAATGGGAGGTTTCAGAAATGGAGAGGCAGCAGAAAGAGAGAATTTCCCAAGTTCGG GAACAGGCGAGCAGTCTGAAGACCCACATCACATCCGAGTTTGCTGAATTGTACCAAATTCTCAGTGAGAAAAAGCAACGTTTACTCAGAGATCTCAAGGAAGAGGAGGAGAGGATTCTAAAATCAATGGAGAAAAACCTTCGAAAAATTCAAGAGAATTTAAATTCTATTGAGGAGAAACGCTCAACATTGGAGAAACAGTTGCGAGAAAAAGACGGGGTGATGTTGCTGAAG GACGATAATTGTGAGAAAAGCAG GATTAACAGGGAAAATGACGCACTGGAGTTAGTAGATGGTGCCTTGAATGATGGACATTTCTGTGGCCCTTCATCGTACACAATTTGGAGAGAATTCCTGGAAGCCATCAAGCCTG TCTCTGTGACTCTTGATGAAGAAACAGCACATCCAGAGCTTGAGTTGTCTAATGATCTGAAAAGTGTGAGATGGACCGGCACTGCAAGGAGCCTCTCTGATAACATAAAAAGGTTTACAATGCGGGAATCTGTGCTGGGATCAATAGGGTTCATATCAGGGAGACATTTCTGGGAAGTGGACGTGTCAGGGAATCGGCACTGGAGACTGGGAGTAGCTGCTCaatctgtggacagaaagagaaGTGTTGgactgaaaccagagaatggattCTGGACCATCCAGCGGAGTGAAGATCAGTTTCATATAAGACCCTCCCTTGGATCCCCTCTCCCAGTTGGTTACATTCCAAGAAATGTGGGGGTTTATCTTAATTATGAGACTGGAGCAGTTTCATTTTATTGTATGGATACCAAGTTCCAACTCCACACTTTCACTGGGAATAAATTCACAGAGAAGCTGTATCCCTTCTTCTGGACCTGGGATGAAAACAAATGGTTGAGGATTTGCTGCAATTACAATCCAAATCTGTAA